From the Chelonoidis abingdonii isolate Lonesome George chromosome 4, CheloAbing_2.0, whole genome shotgun sequence genome, the window CCAACATCAGAGTGAGTTTGGAATAACTGCATTAATTTCATTGGCGTTACCCTGGATTTCCCCTGGTGGAAATGTGATTGGAAGCCGCATGGACAgccatggaagcagcaggacatAGGAAAGCCAGACATTTTCAGCAGAAGATTTTTAACACTGGACATTTGCTTACCCAAAACAGCCTGAGTTTGTTGACCTTCAGAGAGTATCATAAGGCCAGTGTGcttggataggggtcagggcagtcagaggacagggaacgggggggttggatgggtggtgGGTTTTGAGGGAGGCAGTCGGGGGGTGGAAAATgagagggggcagataggggacggagaccaggctgtttggggggcacagccttccctatccggCCCTACATACGGTTTCacaccccgatgtggccctcgggccaaaaagtttgctcgcTCCTGGTTTAACTGAAGCTGTGGTGATGTCAAGTGCTGTTGCGTCATTGCTGTGGGCTGGGAGCGAACAGTGTCTTAACTATAAAATATCCTATTTCTGCTCTGATTGGGAGGGGTATGTGGTGAgggccactccccctcccccaggggaaaTTTAAAATAGGGGCCAGACCCCTCCACTATGAACTCTGCCTTTTTACTGGCTACCCACAATAAATCTCCTACTTCCCCCACTCTCTCTTTACCTTCCGACCCCAGATTCCTGGTGCCTCTTCACCATGTCCTCattagcagcagcaacagtttCCACAAAGcctctggactcctgggttcccaaGTGTGGCGGGGGCTGCTGGGCTTGGATTCAGATTGCAGTCCCACCAGggtaaatcaggagcaattccaatgaagtcagtgcagttactctAGATTACCCCCATGTGCCTGGCACTGAGTCACCTTCTGATGGCTGGTATTTTTAGTAGCCCCGTAGGAGATGAGTTGGTCTTTCCTCCATCTTGTCCCTAGAGGGCAAAGTACCAAACCCTTGGCCCCACTGGCACTAGCTGGCCCCCTTGTCATCGGTCTCAGCAGAGATCCCACAAAGTGATAGGCTGAGCTGTCCACTTCCCCTAAGCAGGTCCCTCTAGATCTGGGCTGAGGCACGCTGGTGTTGAATGGTGTGGGGGAAGTTTGCAGGGCTACTGCTCGTGATGCGCCAGTTGTGGGGAGGAACCAAAGATGGCTGTCTCCAGGGGGTCAGTCTGGAACCCAGCCCCATTACAGATGTTACTGAAAAGGCCCCTGATATTTGCGTACCTATAGTGGTCAccacaggaggaagagagagaagcatcTCCAGGAAGGATGATCCTTCACTTTAGATTAGTTTGGTGGATTTCAATCTTTTCCAGGGCAGGACCCACCCTCCTCATTGTTCTGAGTGAGGTTGAGTCCCGGAGTCACATGCCTGGCTTCCCAATGGTGCTGCACTGGCATGGAGGCTCCAGGGAGTAAGAAGTGCAAATTGGGGCACTGGTGAGATGGCCTTTTGCACCCCGGGGGTAGGCTGTGATGGGTTCCTCCTCTGTGCTGGGAAGCCCGGTGTGGGCGTGCCAGCTCTGGGAAGGTCCCCTAACCCTCTCACTGGCCTTGCCCTTCGTTACAGAAGCAGGACCAGGATGATGATGCTGACGATGTGGAGATTGCGATCGAGAACACGGGGTTCATGGACGAGTTCTTTTccgaggtgaggaggaggcatgGCCCTGGGACAGGCCTCTGTCTTGTTTACGTTGTCTGTGTGTCCCTtctctggggggagggagcaaggtGGGCTGGCAGATCTCCTTTTCTTGGGGAGCTCTTGGGGCTAGAGATCCCATCTCCTTTAGTGAACAGCTGTGGTTCAGTGGATAGGGCACAGATCTGAGTGCTTCTCCCAGATCAGCCACTGGCTAGCTTGGCGACCTTGGGCAAATCCTGTCCCCTGtctatacctcagtttcccttcccacccttcgTCTGTTTTGCCTGTTTAGACTGAGACAcgttttggggcagggactgtctctaaatgtctgtacagcccctagcacccTACAGCCTTGATCACAGttcagtgctactgtaatattgCTAATAGCGATCTCTTGTGGTTTAGATTGAAGAAACCCGACAAAATATCGAGAAAATTGCAGAGAATGTGGAGGGGGCAAAAAAGCTGTACAGTATCATCCTGTCCGCCCCCATCCCTGAGCAAAGTAAGTCTGAGCCTCCTTCTGGGCCTGAACAAAAGTGAACAGGTCATCTGCCTGGGATGGGTCAGTCCAGCTGGGGGCCAGGGGGTGGATCTGCCGGGGGGCGGAGAGGCGGAGGAGTGAGAGGGCAGTACCCAGGTGCTCTTCTTGAGTGGTTGGCTATTTCCCGGTATATCACGCCGTCAGTCATGCTCTCCCAGGTCAGTCCATAACTTACTTCCTCTGCAAAAGAAGCTTAACTTACGACTAAGGTGAAATGGGTTTCGTTGCTTGTGCTTTTGCAGAGACAAAAGATGACCTGGAGCAGCTCACGGCAGAGATCAAGAAAATAGCCAACAGCGTCCGAAACAAGCTTAAGAGTAAGAGACTgatcccccacccctctgggctGGCTGATCTGGAGCCCTTCCTAGGGCCGACTGTCCCCTGTCAACGCCCATCCATTGctcattttttctcctcctcaggactgccctttcctccctgcacctcACAGGGACTGCTTCTTGGAAATGACCCTTCCTTGCCAGGAGCTTTTCTCCCCCTAGTGGGACACTGGCTAGATGCTGGGACTTTTGGATCTTAATGCACAGGTTGCATTAAAAGATCCACCCCTGTTAGTCCAGCCTGTAGCAGGCTTACCAACTTCTGTGGCTCAGACACCACTAGCAGGGACAGAGTGCCATGCAGAGTGGGCGTGGCTGCATCTGGTGCCTCCTAGTGTCTGGATAGGAAGGGGGTGCAGAAGGCCGAACCCACTGACTTGGCTATGGAGGGTTGGGGGGCAGTAAGGGATTGAGCCCCTTTCTTAAGGGAAGAAGAGAACTCAAAGTTTGTGGGGTAGGGAAGCTGAGACATGAGACTGCAGCTCATCCAGCCTCCCTATTATTTCACCCCACTTGTCCGTGTCCCCAGGCATGGAGCGGAGCATCGAGCAGGATGAGGTCCAGTCGTCAGCGGATCTGCGGATACGGAAATCCCAGGTGAGCAGAGCACTCCCTCATTCCCACACTGCAATCCCTGTTTCAATCTGCCCCTAGCCAGAACGGGTCCCAGAGGGAGCGGACTGCACCCATAGAGAGtcctggtggggagggaacaaAGGTAGCGTCAGAGATGGCAGACTGTACCTCAGTCCTGTGTGGGGAGATGATACattacagagaacaaaaagagcaGTACATGGATCTTTGGCTTCATATGAGGATCTCTGAATGGTGGGCTCCTCAGTCCAACAGACAAAGGCAGAACTCGATCCAATGTCTGGAACTTGATTTTGTGCAAATTTAGACCAGAAATAAGAGACAAATTCTGTATTAggaggtaattaaccattagaatgACTTTATCTAGGGCTGAGGTGAATTCTTCAGCCTTACACTTCTAAGAGTCTGTTGTTCAAAGTCAAGACCAGATGTTCTTCCAGACAGACTGCTCTAGCTCACCGTGAAGTTCTGGCCTTCATGGAGGATTCATCGGCTGAAATTTTCTGGCCTGTTACACAGGTTGAACTAGATAATTCCTTCAGACCTTAAGTGCTATAAAAGCACTATCCAGAGCATTATTATCCCTTTcatacagatgggtaaactgaggcacagacaagtGACAGCATTTCCCGAACGCTGCAGTGGGTGCTCCTGTCAGAACCATCCAGGCCGTgtttggggaaagggaaggatAAGGAGGAGAGAGGGTATGGAGAGAGCTCCCCGGGCAGATGGCTATCCCAGCTGGAAAGACAGTGCCTGTGAACCCCCATTACCACAAAATAGATCATACAGTGAACTGCTcgtctcctcctttccctccccccccagcattCTGTCCTCTCCCGGAAGTTTGTTGATGTGATGACCAAGTACAACGAGGCACAGGTTGACTTCCGGGAACGTAGCAAAGGGCGGATCCAGCGGCAGCTCGAGATCAGTATGTACCCTCCCCACTCAGGGGACATGGCCCACAGGCAGCATGTGGCCAGGGTCTGACCCTTCTCCCCAGGCCAAGGGGTGGTTGGATTAATTGCCCACAGGAATGGAAACTACCCCACTCCAGTTTGTGCTTGCGTTACTGCAGAGACTGTAAATAGGGCCCTAGCAAATTCACGGCTGTGAAATGCATGTCATGAaccgtgaaatctgatcttttgtgtgctttttccTATATTATATagtgtttctcagactggggatcagacccaaaagggggttggaagactgttgggggagggggtcacagtattgccacccttacttctgtgctgccttcagagttggacTGCCAGAGAGTGGCAACTGGGctaccagctctgaaggcagcactgtagcagtgcagaagtaaggggtgtgtctgtgtgtgtgcgcacgtgtgcAGGGGAGTTGGTTAATTTTTGGGGAGAGGGTGTCATCTTGGGctttatattttgctgtttttaaatacatatgttTTGTTATAAcactgaaatttaagatttaaatatctgacaccgagaaattcaagattttaaaaaatgctgtgacAGTGAAATTTAGaaaaatggattgtgaatttggGAGAGCCTTAACCATAATCCTCCCCATGATCTCTTCCCACCCAGGGTGtctcagtgccccctgctgggaagcGTGGACTGGGCATTTGTGGGATTCCTCCCTATCCcccagctgtgcctctgctgaatgtgagggagatttagAATCTGGACTTGGAAGGCATGTCTCAGTTTGGAGGCCAGAggggttcacacacacacatgttccTGAGAGCAGCCAAAGTGAATCTTTTGCCGCCCCCTGCCAAGCCCTGCTGTTTCTGCCATTCATGCCCAGGGATTTGGTCTGatctcctctctttctcttgtGATAAAGCTGGGAAGAATACGACAgatgaggagctggaggagatgcTAGAGAGTGGAAACCCCTCAATATTCACATCTGGGGTGAGGATGCTGTGGGGACTGGGAGGAGATCGGGGAACGGAGGTGCATAAAGAGGAGGGACCTTGGAGCATATGATGGTATAATAGTACCTAACTCTTACACAGCGccttcatcagtagatctcaaagaacttatAGAATGGGAAATCTAGGGGGAGACACTGGGATGGGGGGTGAGCAGTGGGAATTTGGGGGGATATGCAGTGAGTGTGGGTGTCCGGATATGGGTGGTGGGGAGCAGGATGACTCTGAGCAGTGGGAATGGCAGGGTGTTAACTCAAGCTCTTTAGCATTATCTGGGCTTGTGTAGGATGGTAACCAACCCTGCCTGGCCTGTTCCAGATCATGGATTCACAGATCTCGAAGCAGGCGCTGAGTGAG encodes:
- the STX3 gene encoding syntaxin-3 isoform X5; this encodes MKDRLEQLKAKQDQDDDADDVEIAIENTGFMDEFFSEIEETRQNIEKIAENVEGAKKLYSIILSAPIPEQKTKDDLEQLTAEIKKIANSVRNKLKSMERSIEQDEVQSSADLRIRKSQHSVLSRKFVDVMTKYNEAQVDFRERSKGRIQRQLEITGKNTTDEELEEMLESGNPSIFTSGIMDSQISKQALSEIEGRHKDIVQLESSIKELHDMFVDIAMLVENQGAMIDRIETNMDQSVGFVERAVADTKKAVKYQSEARRKKIMIMICCIILAIILASTIGGIFA
- the STX3 gene encoding syntaxin-3 isoform X4, which gives rise to MKDRLEQLKAKQDQDDDADDVEIAIENTGFMDEFFSEIEETRQNIEKIAENVEGAKKLYSIILSAPIPEQKTKDDLEQLTAEIKKIANSVRNKLKSMERSIEQDEVQSSADLRIRKSQHSVLSRKFVDVMTKYNEAQVDFRERSKGRIQRQLEITGKNTTDEELEEMLESGNPSIFTSGIMDSQISKQALSEIEGRHKDIVQLESSIKELHDMFVDIAMLVENQGGVLDNIELNMMHTVDHVEKARDETKKALVYKKKAHKKMIIIIVVVVVLLAIVALIIGLSVGLK
- the STX3 gene encoding syntaxin-3 isoform X1 codes for the protein MKDRLEQLKAKQDQDDDADDVEIAIENTGFMDEFFSEIEETRQNIEKIAENVEGAKKLYSIILSAPIPEQKTKDDLEQLTAEIKKIANSVRNKLKSMERSIEQDEVQSSADLRIRKSQHSVLSRKFVDVMTKYNEAQVDFRERSKGRIQRQLEITGKNTTDEELEEMLESGNPSIFTSGIMDSQISKQALSEIEGRHKDIVQLESSIKELHDMFVDIAMLVENQGAMIDRIETNMDQSVGFVERAVADTKKAVKYQSEARRVRTTNHSPIQSPPPANQWSRLTLLRCHPILNHPTNRNPIPSSLPYHQSQSPIQPPLTSQSPHLTLLRTIQS
- the STX3 gene encoding syntaxin-3 isoform X2 gives rise to the protein MKDRLEQLKAKQDQDDDADDVEIAIENTGFMDEFFSEIEETRQNIEKIAENVEGAKKLYSIILSAPIPEQKTKDDLEQLTAEIKKIANSVRNKLKSMERSIEQDEVQSSADLRIRKSQHSVLSRKFVDVMTKYNEAQVDFRERSKGRIQRQLEITGKNTTDEELEEMLESGNPSIFTSGIMDSQISKQALSEIEGRHKDIVQLESSIKELHDMFVDIAMLVENQGGVLDNIELNMMHTVDHVEKARDETKKALVYKKKAHKGSSKASPQGCWLQTTLLILVVSFFPRDPPRVPHTDLLLPLPSLDLLITACPLGSAVNHFPFGWSFS
- the STX3 gene encoding syntaxin-3 isoform X3 translates to MKDRLEQLKAKQDQDDDADDVEIAIENTGFMDEFFSEIEETRQNIEKIAENVEGAKKLYSIILSAPIPEQKTKDDLEQLTAEIKKIANSVRNKLKSMERSIEQDEVQSSADLRIRKSQHSVLSRKFVDVMTKYNEAQVDFRERSKGRIQRQLEITGKNTTDEELEEMLESGNPSIFTSGIMDSQISKQALSEIEGRHKDIVQLESSIKELHDMFVDIAMLVENQGGVLDNIELNMMHTVDHVEKARDETKKALVYKKKAHKTLLILVVSFFPRDPPRVPHTDLLLPLPSLDLLITACPLGSAVNHFPFGWSFS
- the STX3 gene encoding syntaxin-3 isoform X6 translates to MKDRLEQLKAKQDQDDDADDVEIAIENTGFMDEFFSEIEETRQNIEKIAENVEGAKKLYSIILSAPIPEQKTKDDLEQLTAEIKKIANSVRNKLKSMERSIEQDEVQSSADLRIRKSQHSVLSRKFVDVMTKYNEAQVDFRERSKGRIQRQLEITGKNTTDEELEEMLESGNPSIFTSGIMDSQISKQALSEIEGRHKDIVQLESSIKELHDMFVDIAMLVENQGAMIDRIETNMDQSVGFVERAVADTKKAVKYQSEARRPPPPSLFPHSPDTESLHV